Genomic DNA from Solanum pennellii chromosome 3, SPENNV200:
GGCAATTAATGCCTTTATctcaacatgaaaaataaaataaataaaaattaaactaaaaaccCAGGTTGGATAACCAACACTTTATGcaacttaaattaattataactgAATTTTTCCAATAATTTATGAGTTTGCTCCAAAAGTATCGTTCACTGCATCTGCAGCTCCTTGTGCCTTAGCCTTCATCTGTTGTCCAGTCTTTATGAAGAAATATTCAAGTAAGAATAGCACAGAATCGTAGCAAAAGTGTGTCTTCACACTTCACAGGGTAATTATTACTAACTCACTACGTGCTATACGTGTTTCAagtaatattatatattgttcgagttaattttttgttgcaaaaaaatgtataatatatataaagaaaagttttagTATAATATTAGCATAGACAAACCTCCTGAACGGATTGTTGGGCAGATTGGACAGTATCTCTAGCTTTGTCCATCATTTGGTTAGCTTTCTcctgaaatatatatttatgaactAATTAAGATGACATGTCATTAATCACTACAAAAACATCACTATTTTCTCACAAAAGATTCCATTTAAAAATTTCTAATGGTAGTCTCTCACATATTTGGATTGAATCGGTgtaatagaaagaaaaagaagttccCCACGTAAGAATCTGCTCTCCATCATGCATTTTCCTAGTATGTTGATTCCATGGAAAACACGTGGAAAAAAACATGTTCTATTTGTCGTTGATTCGCAGTGagaaaattttttgtttatatgtCTAGTAGTGAATCAATCCACATAATAGAAAACATTTTTGaggttgatatatatatatataattaattaacctGAGTTTGGCCCCTAGCTTCTCCTGCATGATAACTGGCTTTCTGAGATGAATTCATcttacaataaaaaatattaaatgtagaaaataaactattaataGAGTGTGTTATATTAATTGGGTAGTGATGTTAAAAATTAAAGCAAATAGGTAAGGTATATATAGGTAGTAATAATGGATGTGTAACAATACGTGTGTACCTTAGAATAATTGTCGAACGTTTGATCAGGACAACTTTAATTCTTCTCCAATTGTGTTAATTATATTAGTTGACAAAACAAtctccacacacacacacacacacacacacacacacacacacacacacacacacacacacacacacacacacatatatatatatatatatatgttatagcTTAATCTCCCATCAGCAacatataattacataaatataatttatatttatatcttcAGATTATATTTAATAGGTAACtgtatgaaattttatataaaaacatcaattggtaccttaaaaaataaaaaatcaacctTTTATCATAATATGTCAAAACAGATTGATATAAGAAAAAGCTCTTACACTATCAATATAAAACAACTATACTAGTCTCACAAAGTAGAGTTTGGGAAGGAATGCATATACGCAAGTTTTATCACTATCTTAGAGATAAAGAGGTTATTTTAAGTAGATATTTGATTTAAGATAGAGAGATTGTTTTTAGTGGATGTTCTATTCAAGAAGACAGACAAAGTAGTCctgaaaaagaaattattggAACCACAAAAAACAACAAACACTAACAATATAGCAGCTAGTAATAaccaaaattacaataattgaGGTACAAGTAATAAGAGATGGTgagaaaattaaaggaaaaggagctttttttttatcaataagatttcatatattaataataataataatcgaGAGGAGGAATGTATAGGTGCATCCGACGCGGCGTGACCGTTTTTGTCAACTTAGGTCACATCCTGACCCTGGAATAAACTAGGAATATTGTTTGTTAGCCTATTATACATAGTTCCTATAGTGTCTTCTTCAACTTCCTTTTGGACATACACCGAAGGAATTAACAAAATGTTTGGTTCATCAAAAGTTGTCACCTTCATCCCCTCTTTCGCTAGCTTGTCAACCGCTCTATTTTGTTCCCGATACACCTGTCTCGCCTTGGTGACTTCCAGCTTCCCCATCAAGGACCTacaatcatcatcaatattgtcatgtagcgtgtttattttattattagcaATCATATTTATAGCTTCTATAGAGTCGGAGTTGATTTCGAGGGGGTGACGCAATGGTACACATATATTTGGAGGCCTCTTCTTATTGATAGAAGTTCAGCAGTAAGGGGGTTAACGTGTGGGATGTGCTCGCTGAAACCTATGAGCCAATGTCCCAAGTGGTTTCTAATCAATCCACCTATGTCGCCATAtaagacctcgaaaatgacttaggtgaaatagagcctaacatagttTTCATGATGGTCTAAGGTTCTAAATTagtctataatgtggtattgaggcagtgtctaagagtttaggtgcattggaaatcgtcaagggacgactaagacgttcgacgactaagtcacctatgtgccccagatgtggttctatgtgtttacgTGTGATTGATGAGTTATAAggttcttaaatgagttattatagaatATATAGGCAGTCTGTCATGTTTCgtgaagttttgaggtcaaacgtccaagaacatccatgacgttcgaaagttttgccttgaaacaaccttgtgtgtctaagcatgtttagTCAATTTTTACGTATTCTTTTTGGATTAAATTCATGTGAggggtcctaaactcgtatactaTCATGTTAGGGTTGTAAACATCCGGTCaaaaatccccaaggaccatccaagggtccttgaggaaggacccaaagttggtgccAAGACTGTCCAAGACAGCCCAACCAACGGATGGCAACCAACAcccagtgggtcagtcgacgccccgttggtggTGACTCGTCGATGGAACTTAGGCGTGTGTAAGAGAAGACAAGGACAAGCCTCAGTCCTAGTTCATGGACCAATAGGACGGTCCATTGGACaagggacgggccgtcgatggagCAACCATCGATGGGTCTGTCCCGTGCGTACAGGCCACttttaagttgaggggtgaacttgtaaatttacccccacgtccaaataagagtatttgCAGttccttaagggtcttttgAGTATTTTAACTATGTTTATAAGAgtaaaacacttagaagatttcattcttcaaaatcaaaacccaaatcccttagaattttccctagaactccattggagccaaaactcaaggaaggtcTTGGATTGGTGGATTGAGTGGATATTATCAccaaattgaagaattagcttcatttagatatggtttttgatccttgaaactctcttcatcaaggagcccaactttcaaagatgttctCTAAggttttcaaatataaattgtcCAATTTGATGATCTATCTatgagttcttgcattaatggtttttAAGCATTGATTATGGATTTAATGGTTATTAATTAgaatattttaacttaattaacctatgaaccaaTGAATTCGATgaatcctagtttttgactaagttatgggttaagtaatattgatctaatgtttatgaattctagtgtagttttctatgggatattgattgatgtaataattatagtaaattgatatctaggttgtattacaTTGACTAATATGTGTTTAATTGACctattttcattgattattgatataaattgcattgaattattggttatggtcatgggtaagggtcttatgATATCAAATTGGATAATTTGGCATTGGATTAAGGTATTGAGAATGGAGTGGTGGTACTatgccctatttcctttattttatgttgattagacttcaattatgtcgTGATTAGTGTGGTCCAcctatggtggcggtgttatgtgctttagtTGCAATTGATGCGGCCTTGTCGGGGTTATTtcaagtaatatgatgatcatggccttgtagGCAACTACTTGAAGCAATGTGGTTATTTGTCTAGTTGATTATGTAAAGTATGATAATATCTACCTACATGATgattaatgtgaaagtatatgtgttcttctattgatgttatttaggtgatcatgttagactatgactatggctttgtgtgtatagtcttagggttgatgtatgttattcctaattaactatatgagtctatgatggtcatattgatgatgatatgacaGTATATTGGATGACTTAAAGAGAATATGGTTATGtctatgtgtttctagaatgacatgtgatataagttaaagtaaagtatgtggtatcttgtcttggttgacttgtgtcccttacttgatgcatgtatgaaatGGTAtctgtgatgtcttgacttaggatgctaaagcctcttagtcttgtatgaatgaatgacatgagaccttacaTGAAGTTAAgagtgttgatataccgtggtttcacggtatttttaatgctttttccttaagtttagtgtgtgtccaaaagcctttttgtattaatttttatgtaagtttctctttatttgcaggaaatctgtctaaagatgaacgggGATGTTTTttagcaagaaatgcagaaaagtaccacctacggagcttgtgacggtccgtagctGGCAttgtagtgaagctgctgaaggaagacgaggaagtctgaccaagtgtggggttacgaagtgaatgacggaccgtcgtagccatgacggtccgtcctgctggttcatcgtgaagttcagagaagtagtcccagtacccaaattccaagagtttaagtgttatggaacggagaccctcgacggaccgttgtgcctgtgatgaTCCGTCAAACCttccgtcgagggtaataaagagagcagcagaagaatttgcaaagtatgggacgacggagtccgtGATGGCCCGTCGTAACCACGATGACCCGTCGCGAGGtctgtcgacccagccgcgttttgacagatttctagCAAATAggagtccttctttgattaggtttttgtttttataaatagtttgaaaaacctcgtttttgcggttagactctttgttggtaaaacacttttatgttagattttttgttagtagattattttggatattacaCTTTGGTttattacacttttctctggagttgattgttggtgatttttcaattaatcaagtaaatttacggattttattctttctcattgaagtaagtgcatgaattcttatatcatagatatgaatattttgattatgactatgggtaactaaactccataactagggttgtgggaaccatgggtgaataataagataaaaatctaactaaaataacaattctagaatagtgtcttgcatgtattgataattctttcgcttagaagtctttttaacggacggtcaacgttagaactcgccttaatgctacttgtcggacaaaggaggtagataatagggaaagaattatcaaaatagatttggtgtatactatctaataggatagtattgattggtacgaggtaataacttagtcaaatatcgaatacaatgcttaatatgaggtaaaggtaagggttagtatagcaacacacgtagccggaccaaggtgcaaagtgaaattttctagatgccggaccaaggacttagaaatacataacttatcactttgcatgcaagatactaggaaagaattgttatagttagaattatcaagttaggaacctgtggggaacacgtaaaccctagttacttttattaattgattaaactccaacatttgaatctgttaggtGTCTACTTTAATCTAGTTAGTTATTtccattcatttagaaataaaaaccccccttttattgtccttgttttccaaggaaataa
This window encodes:
- the LOC107013197 gene encoding stress-induced protein KIN2 encodes the protein MNSSQKASYHAGEARGQTQEKANQMMDKARDTVQSAQQSVQETGQQMKAKAQGAADAVNDTFGANS